From one Streptomyces chromofuscus genomic stretch:
- a CDS encoding lysylphosphatidylglycerol synthase transmembrane domain-containing protein gives MSLLRPAAALPSALPAAAPVRSPSAERLSRLARHGLTALPLLLIGGWAVVDWRSVHGGAARLAAADAGWLLAALFFTCLGWPAAALVRQGAIPERLPPGLLVASQFAAGAANHVLPASIGAHAVTLRFLQGQGISLARGTASLALYSLVKPVAKTAVLIVFLVAFPGMLQLGELVPDDRTLLLVAAGVGVALVVAGCLPAVVPALRRPAVCFLRTALTDARVLHTRPSRVLALWGGAAATPLLQGSVIATVGFSLGLELSWAQVVFALLIATTAVGAVPAPGGIGPVDAALVFTMAAFGAPVGLATATVIAYRVITVWVPLLPGALVLSALVHRKIL, from the coding sequence GTGTCCCTGCTTCGGCCCGCCGCCGCTCTCCCCAGCGCGCTCCCCGCCGCCGCCCCCGTCCGCTCCCCCTCCGCCGAACGTCTCTCCCGCCTCGCCCGGCACGGCCTCACCGCGCTGCCGCTGCTGCTCATCGGCGGGTGGGCCGTCGTCGACTGGCGCTCCGTACACGGCGGCGCCGCCCGGCTGGCCGCCGCCGACGCCGGCTGGCTGCTCGCCGCGCTGTTCTTCACCTGCCTCGGCTGGCCGGCCGCCGCGCTGGTGCGGCAGGGCGCCATCCCCGAACGGCTGCCGCCCGGACTGCTGGTCGCCTCGCAGTTCGCCGCCGGCGCCGCCAACCACGTGCTCCCCGCGAGCATCGGCGCCCACGCGGTGACCCTGCGCTTCCTGCAGGGCCAGGGCATATCCCTGGCCCGGGGCACCGCGTCGCTCGCCCTGTACTCGCTGGTCAAGCCGGTGGCGAAGACGGCCGTGCTGATCGTTTTCCTCGTGGCCTTCCCCGGCATGCTCCAGCTCGGCGAACTCGTCCCCGACGACCGGACCCTCCTGCTGGTCGCCGCCGGCGTGGGCGTCGCCCTCGTCGTCGCCGGCTGCCTGCCGGCCGTCGTCCCCGCGCTGCGCCGCCCGGCCGTCTGCTTCCTGCGCACCGCCCTGACCGACGCCCGGGTGCTGCACACCCGGCCGAGCCGCGTCCTCGCCCTCTGGGGCGGCGCGGCCGCCACCCCGCTGCTCCAGGGCAGCGTGATCGCCACCGTCGGCTTCTCGCTCGGGCTGGAGCTGTCCTGGGCGCAGGTCGTCTTCGCGTTGCTCATCGCCACTACGGCGGTCGGCGCGGTGCCCGCGCCCGGCGGGATCGGGCCGGTGGACGCGGCGCTGGTGTTCACGATGGCCGCGTTCGGCGCACCGGTGGGCCTGGCCACGGCGACCGTCATCGCCTACCGGGTGATCACGGTGTGGGTGCCGCTGCTGCCCGGCGCGCTGGTGCTGTCGGCCCTGGTGCACCGCAAGATCCTTTGA
- a CDS encoding cobalt-precorrin-6A reductase, whose amino-acid sequence MSRHVLILGGTTEARELAAVLAAHAAVRVTTSLAGRVSRPGAVDGEVRIGGFGGAEGLAEWLRVHEVAAVVDATHPFAEAITANAAHAAAWAGTPALVLRRPGWRPGRGDDWHPVASLDAAAELLPRLGRRVLLTTGRLGLAAFAHLTRTHFVVRSVEPPEPPMPPHVQLVLSRGPFTVAGESALLREHRIDVIVTKDSGGEATAAKLTAARDLGVPVVVVRRPPLPQGTTAVPDVPGALAWLGLG is encoded by the coding sequence ATGTCCCGTCACGTCCTGATCCTCGGCGGCACCACCGAGGCCCGCGAACTCGCCGCCGTGCTGGCGGCCCACGCGGCGGTGCGGGTCACGACGTCGCTGGCGGGGCGGGTGTCGCGGCCGGGGGCGGTCGACGGTGAGGTGCGGATCGGCGGGTTCGGCGGCGCGGAGGGGCTGGCCGAGTGGCTCCGCGTCCACGAGGTGGCCGCCGTCGTGGACGCCACCCACCCCTTCGCCGAGGCGATCACCGCGAACGCGGCCCACGCCGCCGCGTGGGCCGGGACGCCGGCCCTGGTGCTGCGCAGGCCGGGCTGGCGGCCGGGCCGCGGGGACGACTGGCACCCGGTCGCCTCACTGGACGCGGCCGCGGAACTGCTGCCGCGCCTCGGCCGCCGGGTGCTCCTCACCACCGGCCGACTGGGCCTCGCCGCCTTCGCCCACCTGACGCGAACCCACTTCGTCGTACGGTCCGTGGAACCGCCCGAGCCGCCGATGCCCCCGCACGTGCAACTCGTCCTGTCACGTGGCCCGTTCACCGTCGCCGGTGAGTCGGCGCTGCTGCGTGAGCACCGCATCGACGTGATCGTCACCAAGGACAGCGGCGGAGAGGCGACGGCCGCCAAGCTCACGGCGGCCCGTGACCTCGGCGTGCCCGTCGTCGTCGTACGCCGCCCGCCGCTGCCGCAGGGCACGACGGCCGTGCCGGACGTGCCGGGCGCTCTGGCGTGGCTGGGGCTGGGCTAG